In one Streptomyces sp. NBC_01288 genomic region, the following are encoded:
- a CDS encoding helix-turn-helix domain-containing protein gives MRRHTYPEAASILRVEESWLRRHIKKLPHSKKGRVVTFSDADLQRIDDVLFHHEPATGPLAVTPAPPSGASSHPMSYLRPLPSRGRALENAS, from the coding sequence ATGAGGCGGCATACGTACCCCGAGGCCGCGAGCATCCTCCGCGTCGAGGAGTCGTGGCTGCGCCGGCACATCAAGAAGCTCCCGCACAGCAAGAAGGGCCGCGTCGTCACGTTCTCGGATGCCGACCTCCAGCGCATCGACGACGTGCTCTTCCACCACGAGCCAGCGACAGGCCCTCTGGCCGTCACCCCCGCGCCCCCGTCGGGCGCCAGCTCCCACCCCATGAGCTACCTGCGCCCGCTGCCGAGCCGCGGCCGCGCGCTGGAGAACGCCAGCTGA
- a CDS encoding helix-turn-helix domain-containing protein, giving the protein MIQELPMFQLFDRDECAGRTFLRLLMERTGDGQKVTVRDLAEAAGVSRSLIGNLLTGKTKQLPYDAALRAAERLGVDGDVLWVQAARSVRSRESPRTRVNA; this is encoded by the coding sequence ATGATCCAAGAACTGCCCATGTTCCAACTGTTTGACCGCGACGAATGCGCCGGCCGCACGTTCCTGCGGCTGCTCATGGAACGCACCGGTGACGGTCAGAAGGTCACCGTCCGGGATCTGGCCGAGGCCGCTGGCGTCTCGCGCAGCCTGATCGGCAACTTGCTGACCGGAAAGACCAAGCAGCTTCCGTACGACGCGGCCCTCCGGGCGGCCGAGCGACTCGGTGTCGACGGAGATGTCCTCTGGGTTCAGGCGGCCCGCAGTGTCCGGTCGCGCGAATCGCCCCGCACCAGGGTCAACGCATGA
- a CDS encoding XRE family transcriptional regulator, whose amino-acid sequence MVEQAARTDLSDLVRTRRAELGLSLRALAERCINPDEPQAGPVVDHNWIDRLEKGILRDIPDYARLAGLHAGLQVPLGLVQEAAGAQFWRVDTVWSDDGDVRALVHDYRDMTPEDRERVKVLMSSWRKLKRD is encoded by the coding sequence ATGGTGGAGCAGGCGGCACGGACGGATCTCTCGGATCTCGTCCGCACACGACGAGCGGAGCTTGGGCTCTCCCTGCGCGCCCTCGCGGAGCGGTGCATCAACCCTGACGAGCCGCAGGCCGGACCGGTCGTCGATCACAACTGGATCGACCGCCTTGAGAAGGGCATTCTGCGCGACATCCCCGACTATGCCCGTCTCGCCGGACTGCATGCGGGTCTGCAGGTGCCGCTCGGGCTCGTCCAGGAAGCTGCAGGCGCGCAATTCTGGCGTGTCGACACCGTCTGGAGCGATGACGGTGACGTCCGCGCCCTGGTGCACGACTATCGCGATATGACCCCGGAGGACAGGGAGCGCGTCAAGGTGCTCATGTCGTCCTGGCGCAAGCTGAAGCGCGACTGA